One window of Acetomicrobium sp. S15 = DSM 107314 genomic DNA carries:
- a CDS encoding 2-oxoacid:acceptor oxidoreductase subunit alpha: MATSTTERAQRVLTGTHFMLGNYAVVEGALAAGCDFFAGYPITPANEISERMSQRLPTVGGKFLQGEDELCSIYALSGASLAGAKAMTATASAGYNYMQEGIGYAVAVEAPIVIVDVQRCRGENFASQADVMQMKWGPSGDHELIVLAPSSVQELFDFTIRAFNLAEEFRNPVIIMSETTIALMRERLVIPPAEEIEIVNRRYTSLPPDKYLPFKANEEYGVPDFAPLGEGYGAIYSLNPHSEEGSIDWDPDVFERLYKRITGKVTQHRNKICKTQAFKMDDADVALIAYGSEVRPCIDAMEMARADGIKVGVLKLDTVWPVPEEQIIQVANHVKLAITVEMNIGKYTREVERLCCAKCRTAVATKNRGLVHFPEEVYAVIKEVWR; this comes from the coding sequence ATGGCAACATCAACAACTGAGCGAGCCCAGAGGGTGCTAACGGGCACTCACTTCATGCTGGGCAACTATGCGGTGGTAGAAGGGGCGCTCGCCGCTGGATGCGATTTCTTTGCCGGATATCCCATAACGCCGGCCAACGAAATCTCGGAGCGCATGTCACAGCGCCTTCCGACCGTGGGTGGCAAGTTTTTACAGGGCGAGGACGAGCTCTGTTCCATCTACGCCCTGTCGGGCGCATCGCTTGCGGGGGCCAAGGCTATGACAGCTACGGCAAGCGCCGGGTATAACTACATGCAAGAAGGGATAGGCTATGCTGTAGCTGTGGAAGCTCCCATAGTTATCGTTGACGTCCAGAGATGCCGTGGCGAAAACTTCGCCTCTCAGGCCGACGTGATGCAGATGAAATGGGGGCCGAGTGGCGATCACGAGCTCATAGTCCTTGCTCCGTCTTCCGTGCAGGAGCTCTTCGACTTCACGATAAGGGCCTTCAACCTCGCCGAGGAGTTCCGAAACCCTGTAATAATTATGTCCGAGACGACGATAGCCTTAATGAGAGAAAGGCTCGTCATACCGCCGGCGGAGGAGATAGAAATAGTGAACAGGCGATACACATCCCTGCCGCCAGACAAATACCTTCCCTTCAAAGCTAATGAGGAGTACGGCGTTCCCGACTTCGCGCCTTTGGGAGAGGGATACGGCGCTATCTATTCGCTAAACCCCCATTCCGAGGAGGGGAGCATCGACTGGGATCCCGATGTGTTTGAGCGGCTCTATAAGCGTATAACCGGCAAAGTTACGCAGCATAGGAACAAAATCTGCAAGACGCAGGCCTTTAAGATGGATGATGCTGATGTAGCGCTCATAGCTTATGGCAGCGAAGTGCGTCCATGTATAGACGCGATGGAGATGGCCAGAGCTGACGGTATTAAGGTTGGGGTTTTGAAGCTCGATACTGTATGGCCGGTGCCTGAAGAGCAGATAATTCAAGTGGCTAACCACGTGAAGCTCGCCATCACGGTTGAAATGAACATTGGCAAATATACGAGAGAAGTCGAACGCCTCTGCTGTGCAAAGTGCAGGACAGCGGTGGCCACCAAGAACAGAGGGCTCGTTCACTTCCCCGAGGAAGTCTATGCAGTCATTAAGGAGGTATGGCGATGA
- a CDS encoding thiamine pyrophosphate-dependent enzyme — translation MSQPINPLRKYIREGKLPHFFCPGCGCGQILNAFLQACDELGMDPSRMVIIGGVGCTARIPVYLKGDVLHGVHGRTLAWATGIKLHKPQTKVVIFAGDGDVASIGGNHLIHAARRNLDALVVVANNFNYAMTGGQVAPMTPSQVRTMTTPFGNPEPSFDICELVVTAGATYVAREVTGRPVQLERTLKKALTHEGFGLVEVLSQCPTNYGRYALRSGDPAVTLKWIMDRCITKAQADKLSEEEKAGKFVVGEFVDFKRPIFRGSSVYDLESCECCE, via the coding sequence ATGAGTCAGCCAATTAACCCATTGAGAAAATATATCAGAGAAGGGAAGCTTCCGCATTTCTTCTGTCCTGGATGCGGCTGTGGACAGATATTGAACGCTTTTCTTCAGGCTTGCGACGAGCTGGGCATGGATCCGTCGAGAATGGTGATCATCGGTGGTGTGGGTTGCACGGCCAGGATTCCCGTATATCTGAAAGGAGACGTACTCCACGGAGTTCACGGCAGGACGCTTGCCTGGGCCACTGGCATAAAGCTTCACAAACCGCAGACTAAGGTAGTAATCTTCGCCGGCGACGGTGACGTTGCCTCTATAGGCGGAAATCACCTGATACACGCCGCCAGGCGCAATTTGGACGCCTTGGTGGTGGTCGCCAACAACTTCAACTACGCCATGACCGGCGGCCAAGTTGCCCCCATGACGCCTTCGCAGGTCAGAACTATGACCACTCCCTTCGGTAACCCCGAGCCTTCCTTCGACATCTGCGAGCTCGTCGTCACCGCTGGGGCTACATACGTGGCCAGAGAGGTTACGGGTCGTCCCGTGCAACTTGAGCGCACGCTCAAAAAAGCGCTGACCCATGAGGGGTTTGGTCTCGTCGAAGTGCTCTCTCAATGTCCCACCAATTATGGAAGATATGCCCTGAGGAGCGGCGATCCGGCCGTAACGCTCAAGTGGATCATGGATCGGTGCATAACCAAGGCACAAGCCGATAAGCTATCCGAGGAAGAGAAGGCCGGCAAATTCGTTGTGGGCGAGTTTGTGGATTTCAAGCGCCCGATATTCCGCGGCAGCTCCGTTTATGACTTGGAATCTTGCGAATGCTGCGAGTGA
- a CDS encoding 2-oxoacid:acceptor oxidoreductase family protein: MKPINIRICGFGGQGIVLSAIILGTAAVTKRGLYAVQTQSYGSEARGGQCQAELIVSDSPINSPATQNKDILVAMFQSALDAYLPSLKPNGILIVDPAMVTDLHNTTARVYSVPATETAVKLGNRICANMVMLGYFQEATGLITRDDVVETMKELVPERFHELNERAIDAGVELAKGTKIDIF; encoded by the coding sequence ATGAAGCCGATAAATATAAGGATTTGTGGCTTTGGCGGACAGGGGATAGTGCTTTCGGCGATCATATTGGGGACGGCCGCCGTGACGAAGCGCGGTCTCTACGCCGTGCAGACGCAGTCTTATGGCTCTGAAGCCAGAGGCGGGCAGTGCCAGGCAGAGTTGATCGTTTCAGATTCCCCGATAAACTCCCCCGCAACTCAGAATAAAGACATTTTGGTGGCTATGTTCCAGAGCGCGCTCGATGCGTACCTTCCGAGCCTCAAACCTAACGGGATCCTCATCGTAGATCCGGCGATGGTCACTGATCTGCACAATACGACGGCTCGGGTGTATTCTGTGCCGGCCACCGAGACGGCGGTTAAGCTGGGCAACAGGATCTGCGCTAACATGGTGATGCTCGGCTATTTCCAGGAGGCCACTGGCCTCATCACGAGGGATGACGTGGTCGAGACGATGAAAGAACTGGTCCCCGAGCGTTTTCACGAGCTCAATGAAAGGGCTATAGATGCAGGCGTGGAGCTTGCTAAGGGAACCAAAATAGATATCTTTTAG
- a CDS encoding succinate--CoA ligase subunit beta has protein sequence MKLYEFQGKELFREAGIPVPRGRLVTREEELGLVEFPAVLKAQVLVGGRGKAGGIKVCKTPEEGKKAFESLLGASIKGEKICALLAEETADIKREFYLSITIPSGSKSFLLMGSATGGVEIEQVAQSAPEALFSLLIDPIVGVMDYQVRYVAKRFACEVEEARKVLTGLYRALRENDATLVEINPLAETPRGLLALDAKVVLDDKARWRRSELFERLAEQQAAIGGQAVSVSTDTITYVPLDGTVGLISDGAGTGMLTLDLISDAGARAACFCEMGGLTSPEVMYSALEKTLNNKNVKAIIVVLIGGFNRMDEMAEGIVRYQKEKGLPVPIVVRMCGTMEEEGKRIMREANLKTYDDLYEAVHEVVALAGRNS, from the coding sequence ATGAAACTTTACGAATTTCAAGGCAAAGAGCTCTTCAGAGAAGCCGGCATACCAGTTCCTCGCGGCAGACTTGTTACGAGAGAGGAAGAATTGGGGCTTGTCGAGTTTCCGGCAGTTCTGAAAGCTCAGGTTCTCGTGGGAGGGCGCGGGAAGGCTGGCGGAATAAAGGTCTGCAAGACGCCTGAAGAGGGGAAGAAGGCGTTTGAAAGCCTTTTGGGCGCCTCGATAAAGGGCGAAAAGATTTGCGCTTTGCTGGCAGAAGAGACTGCGGATATCAAGAGAGAATTTTATCTGTCTATCACTATACCCAGCGGCAGCAAATCCTTTTTGCTCATGGGGAGCGCAACCGGGGGGGTTGAAATAGAGCAAGTTGCCCAAAGCGCTCCCGAAGCGTTGTTTTCGTTACTCATAGATCCCATAGTCGGCGTAATGGATTATCAGGTTCGCTACGTTGCCAAGCGCTTCGCCTGTGAAGTTGAAGAAGCGAGGAAGGTGCTGACGGGTCTGTATCGGGCCCTGAGAGAAAACGACGCAACACTTGTGGAGATAAATCCTCTCGCTGAGACGCCTCGAGGGTTGTTGGCGCTGGATGCCAAGGTCGTGTTGGACGATAAAGCGCGTTGGAGGAGAAGCGAGCTCTTCGAAAGGCTTGCAGAACAACAAGCCGCTATCGGAGGCCAAGCTGTAAGCGTTTCCACTGACACGATTACCTATGTGCCTCTTGATGGTACGGTTGGCCTCATATCCGACGGGGCTGGCACGGGAATGCTCACGCTCGACCTCATAAGCGATGCCGGGGCAAGGGCTGCGTGCTTCTGCGAGATGGGCGGCCTTACGAGCCCTGAGGTTATGTACTCCGCCCTCGAGAAGACTTTAAACAATAAGAATGTCAAGGCCATCATAGTGGTGTTGATAGGCGGTTTCAACCGCATGGACGAGATGGCAGAAGGCATCGTGCGCTACCAAAAGGAGAAAGGGCTTCCTGTCCCTATCGTCGTGAGGATGTGCGGCACAATGGAAGAAGAGGGGAAACGCATTATGAGAGAAGCTAATCTCAAAACATATGATGACTTATATGAAGCAGTGCATGAAGTTGTGGCTTTGGCTGGGAGGAATAGCTGA